The Methanobrevibacter oralis genome segment TTTAAAAAAAGTTTAGAAAGATAAATGGATTTAAACACCATTAATATCTTTTAAATAAATTATGTCATCACAGACAGTGCTTAATAAATCAATATCGTGACTTACAAATAAAAATCCGATATTTTTTTGTTTAACTATTTTTAAAACAGATTCAACGATTTGTACTTGAGTTACAGCATCAAGCATTGTTGTCATTTCATCAGCTATTAAAAACTTGGTTTTTGGATTTAGTGATCTTAAAATAGAGAATCTTTGGAGTTCTCCACCAGATAACTCATTAGGCCATCTAGTTATCCATTGTTTTTGAATACCGAATTCATCTAATAAATTTTCATTTACATTCCAGGATTCTTCTAAAATTTGATGCATTTTCCATTTTGGATTCATTACCTTTTCTGGATGTTGAAAAATGAGTTGTACAGGACAATATCCAGTTTTTGGCAATGTTTTATTGTCAATAGTGACTTCACCTTCAAACTTATGAATGTAATTTGATAAGATTTTACATAATGTTGATTTACCACTACCACTATCTCCAACTAATCCAACTATTTTATCGCTTGGGATGTGTATGTTAACATCTTTTAATACATACTTTTTAGACGAATGGTATTTATATGAAATGTTGTTTCCTTTAAGTTCCATTTTAGTCATCTCCTTCGTACAAAAAACACCTGACTTTTTTATCTCCAAGGTCGATTAATGGAGGACGTTTAGCTTTACATTTTTCAAGTGAATTTTCACACCTATCATAATATGGACAACCTTCTGGAATTTCTCCATGTAATGGTTGATGACCTTCTGTTAATTTAAATCCATATTTTGGTAATGCATCATGTAATGCTTTTGTATATGGGTGAAGTAAATTTTCACCATCACCTAAGAAGTCTTCAGCTTTAGCTATTTCAATTACAAAACCTGAGTAGAATATTCCAATTCTATCAGCAACTTTTAATGCAGCATTAATATCATGTGTAATTAATAAAACTCCTACATTATCTTCTGCCAGGTTTTTTAAATAGTTCAGTGTTTCTTGAACCGATTTTTGATCAAGACCAGGTGTTGGTTCATCAGCTATTACTAATTTAGGGTCTGAAAGAAGTGCTGTTGATACAAGGACTCTTCTTGCCATCCCTCCTGATAATTGGAATGGGTACATATCGTCAACTTCTTTTCCTAAACCATATTTTTCAAAAATTTCTCTTTGTTTAGCTAATTTTGCTTTTTTATCATCATCACTTTCGTATTCACCGATAGCTTGTTCGGAAATTTTCATTAATGGATCAAGAAAATTAACTGATTGTGGAATTAAAGCAATTTCTTCGCCTCTAACTTTTTCTTTGTCTTTTTGGCTTAATTTTTGTCCTTTATATAAAATTTCACCATTTAAATTAGCATTTTCTGGTAGAATTCCTAATATTGCATGTGCAAGTAAACTTTTTCCAGATCCACTTGAACCTAATACTGCTAAAATTTCACCTTCGGACATGTCTAAAGTTAAATCACTAATAACTTTTAAATCTCTTTGATGCAATCCTTGTATGTATTGTATAAATGAAATAGAAACATTTTTAACATCTAATAATTTATCCATTTTACCACTCCTATTCATTTGCAGTTGTAGGATCAAGTAATCTTTTAACATTTTCTCCAGCAATATCAAATAATAATACTATTATTAATAAAGATAAACCTGGGAATAAAGCTAACCACCAGTTACCAGTTGCAAGATATTTCATTGATTCAGATAAGATAATTCCAATAGCAGGTTCATGAGGTGATAGACCGAAACCTAAGAATGTTACACTTGCTTCGTGCATAATTGCATGTGGGAAAATTAATATTGTTCCAACGATAATTTGTGTAAATACTAATGGGAATATTTGTTTTCTTGCAATCCAGAATTTAGATTTACCAAGATTTTTAGATAATTTAATATAATCAGAAGTTTGAATTTGTTTAATTTCAGCTCTTAAAACTCTTGTAAGGGAAGTCCAATGAGTAAATGCAACACCCATTATAACACCAAATGCACCTCCACCTAATCCAATTGAAATAAGAATAATTAATAGTATGTGGGGTACTGATAAAAATAAATCCACTAACCATGCTACAAAGGTGTCTATGTGTTTATTAAAGCTTGATAATAATCCAAGAATTACAGCAATTATTGTACTTAAAATAGATGCTCCAGCACCAATTTGGATACTTAAACCAAGACCTTTAATGGTTCTAGTAAACATATCTCTTCCCATCCAATCTGTTCCGAAAATATGTTCTAAACTTGGTCCCTGATTCATCATGCTAAAGTTAGTTGTAATTTCCGAAGAATTAATTAAAAAGGCCCAAATAACTACAAGTACTAATATAAAGACAGTAATTACAATAGCTAATAAAGTTTTTGTCCTTAAATTTAATTTTTTGATTGGGCTATTCATTGTCTTTACCTTCCCTAATTCTTGGGTCAACGAAATTATATATCAAATCAGCAATTAAATTACCTACATAAACGAATATTGCACTGAAAAGCACAATTCCTAGTAATAATGGAACATCACTTTTAAGTCCTGCAGAAACTGCAGCTTGTCCAATTCCAGGGTATGTGAATATTTGTTCAACAAGAACAGCTCCACCAAATAATTCACTGAAACTTAAAAATTGCAATGTAATAGCTGGTAATAAAATATTTCTAATCCCATGTCTTTTAATGAGACTCCAACTTTTTTCTCCTCTTGCTTTTGCAAATAAGAAATAGTCACTAGACATAACTCCAATTAATTTATCTCTTGTATATAACGTAATTTGAGCCACTCCAACAATACTTAATGTAAATGCAGGCAATATTAAACGATGTAACCAATCCCAAAATGTAACATCATTACTTACAGCTCCAATTGGAACACCTAAACCACTAGGGAACCATCCAAGATAGATACTGAATACCATTAAAACAAGCAGTGCAATCCAAAATGTAGGTGCGGATTGTAAAATGTAACAGTAAACTTTTATAGCTTTATCTATAATAGTATCTTTTTTAAATCCTGCTATAACTCCTAATATAAAACCCATTAACCCTGAAAGAGTCCATGAAACTAACATTAAAGCAAGTGATGCTATAAATTTTTCTTTAATTACATCAATTACTGGAATTCTGTATATTAATGATGTTCCCAAATTTCCTTGAATTATATTACCAATCCAATTTGCAAATTTGGTAGTGATTGGTTCATTAACTCCCCAATATGCTTCAAAAGTAGCTATTTGTTCAGGAGATGCTACAAAATTACTTATATATGCTTTTACAGGGTTAATAGGAGACATGTCAATTAGTAAAAAACTAATTAAAATAAGTGCCATTATTAAAATAATAAATCTGATAAGTTTAAATCCTAAAAATTTGGCTATTTTCTCATAATTTACCATATCTTAACTCCTAAAAAAAAGAAAAAAAGAGTTAAATTAAAAATTTAACTCAAAAATTTATTTATTTGTCTTCAATTGAAGAAACACGATGCCAATCGTAGATGTTACTAAAGATGTCTCCACCATGTGGTTGTAGTAATGCAGTATCTTCAGAGATATCTAAACTGTCATCAACAAAGTAACCATATTTGATTTCTCCAGCCCATAACCAAGTAGCTTCACCTTTTGGTCCGATACCAGTATTACCGTCCCAAGAAACTTTAGACCATTCGGAAAAAGAATCATTGTAAGGCATTTTCATAGCATTATCTATGTGTTCATCAACAGCACTGATGTTGGTAAATCCAGGGTTATTATAACCTTGGCCAGCAAATGGACCGTAGTATTCACCTTTCATAGTTGATGGATCACTACTACCGAATCCCCATACAACTAATTGAGAATTTTTAACTTTGTCAATTTCATCCCAACTGCATCCAGTTGCGTTTATTTCAATACCCATTTCTTTTGCTTGTTCGGATACTGAAACTGCAATAGCTTGTCTTTCAGAAGCATCAGATGAATAGTAAATTCCGAGAGATGCTTTAGTTCCATTTTTCTCACGGATTCCATCACCATCACTATCTTTCCATCCAGCATCATCTAAGGTTTTGTTTGCTAATTCAATATCACCATCCTCAATTACGGTTTCTTTATTTGCCCAAGGTAATTGATGAGCAACTCCATCATAGTTTGGAACACCAAATCCATTTAATGCTCCTTCACATAATAATGTTCTGTTAATTCCATAGTTTAATGCTTTTCTTACTGCAATATCACTAGTGACATTGTTACCAATTGGATTTCCATCTTCAGTTTTTTCACCAGTATCGTTTAAAACTGGTAAGGACATACCTCTTACATCAATGGTATCTAATAAGAACATCTTCATTCCACTAATATTTTCTTTAGCATAGCTTAATGGTACAGCAGCAATGTCACATTCACCATTTTTAGCGGCATTAAATGCAGCATCATTTTGAGCAAAGAGTATTGTTAATTTATTAAATTCAGGTTGTTTTCCGTAGTAATCAGGGTTTTTCTCTAAGATTAGTTGTTGACCTTTGTCCCATTGTACAAATTTAAATGGTCCAGATCCCACAGGATTGCTTCCGTAGGTTTCATTATTATATGAATCAGATGGAACAATACCAATACAAGTTAATTTGTTTATAAATGTTGAATCAGAATCATTTAATGTAAACTCTACTGCGGTGTCATTAATAGCTTTTACTTCTTTCATATTTCCTAAATCGTGGCTTCCGGCACCAGTTTCTTTATATGTTTTGTATGTAAATACAACATCTTCAGCAGTTAATGGAGTACCATCGGTGAAATTAACATCATCACGGATATTTACAGTATATTTTTTCAAATCGTCACTAATTGTATATCCAGTTGCTAAATCATTTCTATAGTCAAGGTCTTTAGTTGTTTTTAATAAAGTACTTTGAATCAACGGTTCAGCTAAATAGTTCCAACCTAAAATTGGATCAAAACCAGTTTTTGGTTCTCCTCCGTGACTGTAAGCTGCAACTACTAGTTCATCATCAGCTCTTTCTACATGAGTCTGTCCTCCAAAGAAAACAGCACTTCCAGCAATAATAATTACTATTGCAATGAGTATTCCTATAATATATTTTTTATCCATATATTCCTCTCCGAATTGAAATAGAGTAATTTATTAAACTATTATTAATCATTAAATATGTAATACTTTCAGTAATAATAATTTAATATAATATATTATCTCATAAATGTATATAAATTTTTTTAATAATATTAAGTTGATTAATATTTATAAAAAAAGATTATACAATTATTTTTTTAATTAATCAGTATTTTTAGCGTTCTAATAATAAAATAGAATATTTTTAAATAATTCATATTATTATTACTTGTCTAAAAAATAATTTTTTTTACATATTAAGACAAAACTTATTTTTTGTCTACTTTAGTTTATAATTGATTCTTATTAAAGTAGTTTGTGTTTTTTTTGAACTAATAACCAGTTAAATTCATTTTATTAACTTTTTTTAATCAATAAACACATAAAATATCTTAAAATCGATTATTTTTTATTAACCAATTTATTGAGGATTTTTAACAAAGGGATATAATAAATAATGCTTTATAATTCATTATTAAATAGGATAACTGTTTATTATTTAAAAACTAAATATTTCTTCATGAAAATATTGTTGTGCAAGAATCTGATTGGCTTGAGAGAAATCCTCATCAACAACATAATTTGATTGAAAGAATGGTGATGAGGGGGCATGATTAAAGTTATTTGTTATCCTATTTACTGGTCAAATAAGGATAATGATGGTTTAATATTATCATAAAAAAATTCATAAAAATGTATCTAATTAAATATAATATGAATATTGAGGTTATTCTGCTGTTTTTATTAAAATAAAATGGTTTTAACTATGCAACACTATTTTTTACACATTAAAAAGGAAATAGAAAAACAAGTTGATGAAAAACCATCAACTATTCGTAAAAGATACAATATGAAAATGACATTGAATATTTAGCTATGAAAAAGGTAGTTATTGCAACAGAACTTTCAGGAATTTCAAAAGAATTTGAATATAATCATGGAATTGAATATATAAAGAAGCATGTGAAGTATTATAAGTTGTAGATAATATGTGATAGATTTGAGCAAGAAATGATAAAACTTATAAAATAAATTATTTGGTGTTAATAACATTCAAATAATTTTACCATATATTCATAAAATTTTGTAATATTAAGCTAACAACAGTAATTGCAGTCCAACAGGTTGCTCCAAGTAATATTGCTTTTCCACCATTTTTAATCATTTTAATGAGATTACTGTTTAAACCAATTGCCACCATAGCCATAATAATGAAAAATTTACTTAGTTCTTTTAAAGGCATAAATAAATCAGGACTAACTCCAAAATTAATGGTTATTGTAGTTATAATTGATGCTATTATAAAATACAATATGAATATTGGAAATGTACTTTTTAAATTAAATGAATTATTGCTTGTATTCTTGTTTTGTTTTGCAGTAAGTAATGATAAAATCAAAGCAATAGGAATTATGGCGAGAGTTCTTGTTAATTTAACTGTTACTGCTTTATCAAGTGTTGAACTTCCAAGTCCCCACATATTGTCCCATGTAGCAGCTGCTGCTGTAACAGATGATGTATCATTGATTGCAGTTCCTGCAAAGATACCAAAAGCATCTCCATTAACTGTAGAAAATCCTAATATTCTCCCTAAAATTGGAAATAAAATAGCTGCAAGAGATTGAAGAAAAATATTACTGATATTGACTGAGATATTTCTTCATCTTTTGCATTAATAATTGGAGCAGTTGCAGCTATTGCAGAACCTCCACAAATTGAAGATCCAACACCAATCAATATAGAAGTTTTTCTTTCCATATTTAATAATTTCATCATAATATATGCTACAATCAGAGCTGTTAAAATAGTAGCAATAATAATTGGAAGGGATTGAATACCTGTTTTAAAAATTACGTTTAGGTTTAATCCAAATCCTAATAAGACAACTGCTGTTTGTAGAATATATTTTGATGTAAAATTAATTCCATTACTTGAATTTTTTTTATCAATCCATATTAAAGATATGATCATACCTATTAATAGACCAATAACTGGTCCTCCGATGATGGGAAAAAGATTACCTAAAAACAAACAAGGAACAGCAATAATAAAACAAATTAATACTCCATTTAAATTATTTTTAATTTTTTCCATATTATCAGATACTTGTTAAAATTTGAATTTAATTTAAGCGACTCCATGCATTTTAATTTTAGAATTAACTATCCAAGTATTTTGAAGTTTTGATGTAGCTTTTTTGCTGAATAAGTCACATTCTAATCATGCTTCAGCATTTTTAGGACTATCAAATCCATGAATTATTTGCATGTCTTTTTTTAATGAGTAACTCTTTTGTTAATAATCTGCTTATATCATATGCTTGTATGTATGTTGAATAACATTTGTAATACTTCATGCTTTTCATTGTATAGTGTCATTTTGTTTCTAAACATGCTTTTACATTCATTTTTAATATCCTTGATTATTTTCAAATACTTGTTTTATTGATTCATAAATTATACAAGTATTTCCATGCTTTGATATTATTTTTAACTAGTATATAAATTTTAAATAACAATTTAGAAACTAAATGACATTAAAATATTAATTTATTAAAATCCTATTATGTATATTATATTTACTTTTAATGAAAAAATTTTTAATAGAAAAACTAAAAGAGTTAATTATATGAACTTTTTTAGGTTTTATTAAAAAATTTATTAATATGATGTATGATAAAAGATATTGAAGACCTATTGAATCATCATTTAATATTTATTATAAAAATGACTTATTCAAATAGTTAGAGACATTATTCATGT includes the following:
- a CDS encoding ABC transporter ATP-binding protein, with the translated sequence MDKLLDVKNVSISFIQYIQGLHQRDLKVISDLTLDMSEGEILAVLGSSGSGKSLLAHAILGILPENANLNGEILYKGQKLSQKDKEKVRGEEIALIPQSVNFLDPLMKISEQAIGEYESDDDKKAKLAKQREIFEKYGLGKEVDDMYPFQLSGGMARRVLVSTALLSDPKLVIADEPTPGLDQKSVQETLNYLKNLAEDNVGVLLITHDINAALKVADRIGIFYSGFVIEIAKAEDFLGDGENLLHPYTKALHDALPKYGFKLTEGHQPLHGEIPEGCPYYDRCENSLEKCKAKRPPLIDLGDKKVRCFLYEGDD
- a CDS encoding ABC transporter permease; this translates as MVNYEKIAKFLGFKLIRFIILIMALILISFLLIDMSPINPVKAYISNFVASPEQIATFEAYWGVNEPITTKFANWIGNIIQGNLGTSLIYRIPVIDVIKEKFIASLALMLVSWTLSGLMGFILGVIAGFKKDTIIDKAIKVYCYILQSAPTFWIALLVLMVFSIYLGWFPSGLGVPIGAVSNDVTFWDWLHRLILPAFTLSIVGVAQITLYTRDKLIGVMSSDYFLFAKARGEKSWSLIKRHGIRNILLPAITLQFLSFSELFGGAVLVEQIFTYPGIGQAAVSAGLKSDVPLLLGIVLFSAIFVYVGNLIADLIYNFVDPRIREGKDNE
- a CDS encoding YeiH family protein, whose amino-acid sequence is MEKIKNNLNGVLICFIIAVPCLFLGNLFPIIGGPVIGLLIGMIISLIWIDKKNSSNGINFTSKYILQTAVVLLGFGLNLNVIFKTGIQSLPIIIATILTALIVAYIMMKLLNMERKTSILIGVGSSICGGSAIAATAPIINAKDEEISQSISVIFFFNLLQLFYFQF
- a CDS encoding ABC transporter ATP-binding protein translates to MELKGNNISYKYHSSKKYVLKDVNIHIPSDKIVGLVGDSGSGKSTLCKILSNYIHKFEGEVTIDNKTLPKTGYCPVQLIFQHPEKVMNPKWKMHQILEESWNVNENLLDEFGIQKQWITRWPNELSGGELQRFSILRSLNPKTKFLIADEMTTMLDAVTQVQIVESVLKIVKQKNIGFLFVSHDIDLLSTVCDDIIYLKDINGV
- a CDS encoding ABC transporter substrate-binding protein, giving the protein MDKKYIIGILIAIVIIIAGSAVFFGGQTHVERADDELVVAAYSHGGEPKTGFDPILGWNYLAEPLIQSTLLKTTKDLDYRNDLATGYTISDDLKKYTVNIRDDVNFTDGTPLTAEDVVFTYKTYKETGAGSHDLGNMKEVKAINDTAVEFTLNDSDSTFINKLTCIGIVPSDSYNNETYGSNPVGSGPFKFVQWDKGQQLILEKNPDYYGKQPEFNKLTILFAQNDAAFNAAKNGECDIAAVPLSYAKENISGMKMFLLDTIDVRGMSLPVLNDTGEKTEDGNPIGNNVTSDIAVRKALNYGINRTLLCEGALNGFGVPNYDGVAHQLPWANKETVIEDGDIELANKTLDDAGWKDSDGDGIREKNGTKASLGIYYSSDASERQAIAVSVSEQAKEMGIEINATGCSWDEIDKVKNSQLVVWGFGSSDPSTMKGEYYGPFAGQGYNNPGFTNISAVDEHIDNAMKMPYNDSFSEWSKVSWDGNTGIGPKGEATWLWAGEIKYGYFVDDSLDISEDTALLQPHGGDIFSNIYDWHRVSSIEDK
- a CDS encoding ABC transporter permease codes for the protein MNSPIKKLNLRTKTLLAIVITVFILVLVVIWAFLINSSEITTNFSMMNQGPSLEHIFGTDWMGRDMFTRTIKGLGLSIQIGAGASILSTIIAVILGLLSSFNKHIDTFVAWLVDLFLSVPHILLIILISIGLGGGAFGVIMGVAFTHWTSLTRVLRAEIKQIQTSDYIKLSKNLGKSKFWIARKQIFPLVFTQIIVGTILIFPHAIMHEASVTFLGFGLSPHEPAIGIILSESMKYLATGNWWLALFPGLSLLIIVLLFDIAGENVKRLLDPTTANE
- a CDS encoding YeiH family protein, producing the protein MSVNISNIFLQSLAAILFPILGRILGFSTVNGDAFGIFAGTAINDTSSVTAAAATWDNMWGLGSSTLDKAVTVKLTRTLAIIPIALILSLLTAKQNKNTSNNSFNLKSTFPIFILYFIIASIITTITINFGVSPDLFMPLKELSKFFIIMAMVAIGLNSNLIKMIKNGGKAILLGATCWTAITVVSLILQNFMNIW